The uncultured Carboxylicivirga sp. genomic interval ATCGAATACGAAGTTTATTATACAACGAAAACCTGTTGGCACCTATCTATGCATTATTAAGTGGAATAATTGCATCGCTTATTGGTGTTAGTCCCAACCTTATGAATATTGGAATATCTGTTTGGAGTACAGCACTGATTCTCACTCTCTTCTTTATTTTTTGTGTGGTGTTTTATGTGAAAAAAGTGGTTTTTAAAGAAGTGGATACCGTTGAAAAACAACACTATCAGTTTGATGATTACAATTAATTGAGAAATGTAAGTTATGAAGGTTCTATTTATCATACCCGGTGCAGGCGATCAGTTTTATTGCGGAAATTGCTTTCGTGATAATTTATATGCTTCAGCATTGCGTGAGGCTGGTCACGAAGTGATTATTTCGCCTTTATACCTGCCCATTAAACACGAATCGTTTCAGATTAACAGCCCCTTATTTTTTCCGGCAACGACTTATTATATGGCCCACAAGTTTTTCAAAAAAGGCAATATGCCCAAATGGATTGAAAAACTGACTGGCTCTGAAATGATGCTCAATGTGGCAGCTTCCAAATCGGGCACTACATCGCCCAAAGGTTTGGAGGCAATGACCTTATCCATGATAAATGGTGAAGATGCTACTTTTCATGCGGAAATAAACAAGTTGATTGAATGGATTAAAAACCAGGAAAAACCAGATATCATTCATATATCCAGCTCATTGTTGATTGGTATTGCGAAGCATCTGCATACTCATCTTCAAATACCTATTGTTTGTTCGTTACAAGACGAAGAAGTATGGATTGATAATATGAATGAAACCTACGCCAATATTGCCTGGCAGCAGATTTCAGAAAATACCCGTTTCGTAAATAAATTAATAACCACCAGCGAATATTATAAAACCATCGCTCATCAGAAAATCGGAACAGATCATAATATAGAAGTGGTCTATCCGGGTTTCGACCAAAACAAATACGAGAAAGCAATCCCTCCTAATGATCCTGTTATTGGTTTCTTTTACAGAATGAATGAAATCAATGGCTTACATATTCTGGTAGATGCTTTTATCAAATTGAAAGAACAGAATTCCATTCCAAATCTTAAACTAAAGATTGGAGGTGGATATAACGATCAGGATCGTCACTTTATAAGGTCATTGAAGAATCAATTGGCACCTTATATTAACGATGTTGAATTCTGCAAAAACTATAGTCTGGATGAACACAAAGGCTTTTACGAATCTATTTCTATCATCTCTGTTCCCATTACATTTGATGAAGGAATCGGTCTCTACCTTTGCGAAGCATTCTCCGCTGGGGTTCCAGCTGTTGAACCTTCAACAGGATCTTTTCCTGAAGTAGTGGATAATGCGGGTGTTTTATATCAACCCAACACCGCTGATGCTTTAGCCGAAGCCATCAGTAAAGCATTATCAGACAAAATATATTACAATCAATTAAGAGATAACGCAAAAAAACTGGCCTCAACCCGCTACAATTCAACGGTAATGGCTGGCAAGTTACTTGAAGTATACAATCAATGTTATAACCAATAATACATAAAGGAAAGAAAACTATGAAACTACCAGACACAAACAAACTCAAATTTATGGCGCTGTTATTAATTAGTGCAGCTACTATGACAGCGATGGCGCAGGATCAGCATGGATGGCGAGGTCCAAACCGTGATGGCATTTATCCAGAAACCGGTTTATTAAAAGAATGGCCTGCTGAAGGTCCTGAACAACTTTGGGAAACACTGGATGCAGGCAAAGGTTATTCCTCTCCGGTTATTGTAAACGACCATGTTTACATAACAGGTATGAATGAGGATGAAGACCAGGAAATATTCTCAGCCTACTCAATGGACGGTAAAAAAGAGTACGAATTGGTTTATGGTACTCCATGGCTAAAATCTTACCCTGAAACACGCACCACTCCAACCATTGTTGGAAACAGAGCCTATGTTATCAGCGGTATTGGCGAGGTGGTTTGTATCGATATCAAAAAAGGCGATATCGCATGGAAAGTAGATGGTAAAGCAGAATTTGGAGTAAAAACAGGTATTTGGGGCGTATCTGAATCACCTCTTGTATTTGATAATAAAGTAATTTTCTCTCCCGGAGGCGATACTACAACTGTTGTGGCGCTAAATGCGAAAAACGGAAAAACCATTTGGGAAAGTAAATCATTGGGACAAAAGTGTAATTATGCTTCTCCACTTTTGATTGAGCATAATGGGAAATCGCAAATAATTGCTACCACCGGTCTTAGTGTTATTGGTGTTGATCCGGATAAAGGTGAAATCATGTGGACATTCGATGGTTTTGGTGAAGAAGCTACTAAGAATGGCTGGGAAAAAATTGCACCTAACACTCCGCTCTATAAAGATGGTAAAATATTCGTTTGTAATGGTTACGACATGAACTCATTTATGCTTCAATTGAGCGATGATCTTACATCGGTTGAATTATTGTGGCGCAACGATGATATGGATACCCATGTAGGTGGTTTTGTTTTGGTTTATGGAACTATTTATGGTTCAAACTGGATTGGTAACAGCAAAGGAAACTGGCTGGCAGTGGACTGGAATACAGGCGAAACAAAATACGAAACTCCCTGGGGAAGTGGAAAAAGTAAAGGATCGATCATCAGTGCTGATGATATGCTTTATTGCTACGATGAAAAACGAGGTTATGTTGGTTTAGTAAAAGCTACTCCCGAAGCCTTTGAATTGGTAAGTGATTTCCCAATCAAAAAAGGTGAAGGGCCACATTGGGCTCATCCAGTCATCGATAATGGAGTATTATATATCCGTCATGGAAGTGCTTTAATGGCATTTAAAATTAAGTAATACATTAATGGTGGCACTTACTTCATTGTATTGTTGGTGCCGCCATTGAGATACTTATTTTCGTGTTCTTGTGTGAATTAATCGTGTTGCTACATTAACTGCATCAATGTGATAGAAAGAACCGTATTTTACAATTGAAAACTGGGAATATTAAATGAAGTTTCTTTATCAATACAATACCAAAACAATTATACTAATCAGCTTAGTTAGTGCCATTATAATTGTCTACCCCAATATCTCATACCTTCCTTGGGAATTAAGCTATTTAGATGATTCAATGAAGTGGGGTCATATTGCTTTCTTTATATACAGGTATCTTTTTTTCAGCCTTGTTGCAATGGTATTGTTAATCATCAACCTAAGAAAAACAGACACATTAGTATTCTCGAAGCGCTTTTTATACAATTTAATCACTGGAGCGATCGCATACGGTTTATACGTATCAATTTCAATTTCAACCTGTACAAAATCTGATTGTTTTGGTAGTATACTACTCTTCCAGTTTTTCATAACCTGTTTGTTATTTTCCTTCTTTGGTCATGTTTACCATATGTATAATGTGCAACGAAAAAAAGATCAGGAAATAGAAGACCTAAAATTCGAAAACTTGCAGAGTAAGTGCGATGCTTTAACCAATCAGATTAATCCTCACTTCTTCTTTAATTCGTTAAACAGTATTACTGCATTGGTGAGGAAAAAGAACGATGAAGTTACCCTTGCATTCGTTAATAAACTCTCTGATGTATTTCGTTACATTCTGCAAAGCGAAAAGAAAGGATTGGTTCCGTTGAGTGAAGAACTTGAATTTATTGAGGCATTTAAATTTCTGATGGAGGTTCGATTTGCCAATAAGCTGGTTTTTAATATTCAGATTCCTGAAGACAAAATGCAATTAAAACTTCCGGCTTTATCGTTATTGCCTTTGATTGATAATATTGTAGTTCATAATGTGATTGATAGCGAGAATAAAATGGTGGTTGATATTACAATGACAGAAAATGATGAAGTAAAAATTACCAATCCTATCTATCCAAAATTATCGAAACCTCAAACCAACGGAACAGGCATACGTAATGTGAATAAACGATTTAAAATTCTTATGAATACCAAGATACATGTGAAAAGATCGAACGATATTTTTACTGTATTGTTACCTTTACAAAAAAAGAAATGAGAGTTTTAATCATAGAAGATGAAACGGTGGCATATGAGAACCTGTTGACTATTACTCAGGAAATAGACCCAACGATTGAAGTGGTTGGCAATACCGAAAGTATCAGACAAACGGTTAAATGGATTAACGAAAACCCTAATCCCGATCTTATTTTTATGGATATTCATCTCTCTGATGGATCAGCCTTTGATATTTTCAACCTGATTGAAATTGAAACTCCTATTATATTCACCACAGCTTACGATGAGCATGCTATTGAGGCATTTAAAGTGAATAGCATCGACTATTTATTAAAGCCCATTAAACCCGATGAATTAGAAAGAGCATTGACCAAATTCAAAAAACTAAATAACAACGATGTTAATCAATATTTGAAACAACTGCTCGAATTAAAATCATCAAATAATTACGCTGAAAAAATTCTGGTTCCGTATAAAGATCAGTTATTGCCCATTAACATTAGCGATGTTTCGTGCTTTTACACCAGCGACAAAAACACTTTTATCTATTTAAATAATGGTCAGAAGTATTCCTACTCCAAATCGTTGGAGCAGATCATAACCACTCTTAATCCAGACCAATTCATCAGAGCCAACAAGCAGTTTATCGTATCAAGGGAGAGTGTAAAAAATATTACTATTTGGTTTGATAACCGATTACTAATCACTCTTGATACTGAAGTCCCGGAAAGAATTTTTATCAGTAAGAATAAAGCTTCGGAATTTAAGAATTGGATAGTTTAGAAAGTGTAATCTTCCTCAACGCATTCTCAAACATTGCTGAAAGATTTGAACAGATCATTTACTTCATCCTTAATGCTAGTTTTTGAAAAAGAGCATTTGGCTTAAAAAATAAAACAATCGCTGATAATGATGCAAATATTCCAATAATCAAGCTCATTGGACGTGGAGTTCCATCGCTAAATAAAGCCAATAATACAGATGATAAAATTCCACTACCATATTGTAACGAACCCAATAATGCAGATGCGGCTCCTGCCATTTCCGGAACATCTTCTAAAGCAGCTGCTGTTGTAGTGGCCGAAACAATTCCGTTCATCGAAAAGAAGAAGAAGATTGGAATAATTATTCCCAGCAAACCCACATTAAAGTTTGAAAGAACCAGTAATAACAAACCCGCACTCATCGAAATTGTTGTTGATACCCGCAATATCGTATGTAAAGGATATTTTCTCACTAATTTTCGATTGATAATACTTAATGTCATTATTCCAACAATATTAAGAGCGAATAGTAATCCATAATACTGAGGTTTCACTCCAAAATATTTGATATAAACAAAAGGTGATCCAGTGATAAAAGCATAAACTCCCACATAATAAAAAGTAACACAAAGAGTATATTTCATGAATTTTTTATGCGCAAGCAAGTGCCTGTAATTAGCGAAAGCTTTTCCGAAAGATGTATTTGGACGTTTTGTTGCTGGATATGTTTCGGGTAACCAAAGTAAGGCAATAGTCATTAAGGCACCAATTATCGTCAACAACCAGAAAATACTGTGCCACGAGCTCCACTTAATCAACTGACCGCCCATTAATGGACCAATAATCGGAGCTAATGCCATAATAACCATCAAGGTTGAAAGCATTTCTGCGGCTTTGGCACTTCCATGCATGTCTCGTACCATAGCACGCGATAACATTGGACCGGTACAAGCACCCAAAGCCTGAACAATTCGCCAAATAATAATTTGTGTAATATTCTCTGATAAAGCGCAACCAACCGAACCAATAATAAATAAGATAAGACCTAAAATCAATGGTCGGATACGACCTAGTTTGTCACTTATTGGCCCCCACATCAACTGCCCAATTGCAAAACCAATTAAAAAACCCGTCACCGTTAATTCAACATCGCCCTTTAAATCAATTTGCATTTGTGGCATAGCCGGCAAATAAATATCGGTTGATAATGAAGTAATGGCCATCAATGATCCTAAAATGGCCAATAATATTTTACTGTTACTATTTAATTTATGCATATAGTTTTATTAATACCTTTTATTTCCATAACAACTTCACAAAACCAACATCAGGTGTATTATTTTGAGTTTATCCAGATCATTCTTTTTCAATCAGGTAATTGATCAATTTAAACGATTATTATTCGTTATATAATCAACAGATTCGCTCATTCGGGATAGAGAGAGTGGCAATTCCAAACCATTGTCCTCCAATAATTTTTTATCACGAAGAATTTCTTTTGTATTTCCATCTTTAACAATCCGGCCATTGTTGATCAAAATAGTTCTTTGACAAGTGTCATAAATAAAATCTAAATCATGCGAAGCTATAATCTTCATTCCCGACAGACTATTTAAAAGATGAATCAGATTTCGACGATTAGCAGGATCAAGAGCAACAGTAGGTTCATCAAACAGGAGGATATCAGGCTCATATGCCAAAACCGTTGCTAGTGTCACCAGCTTTTTTTCACCTCCCGACAAACGATAAATTTGCTGATCTCGTAAGTGTTCTATATTTACTTGCTTTAGTGCATTCAATGTTTTTTCATACACTTCTTGCTCAGTATAACCATGATTTTGTGGACCAAAAGCAACATCATCCCATACTCTCGACATAAACAACTGACTATCCGAATCCTGAAAAACATAACCGATATCATTTCTTATCTGCTTTAATGTTTTCTTGTTTACCGGTAAGTCATTCACCAAAATTTCACCTTCAAAATCCAATTGCAAACCAGTTAGTAACTTAAGTAAAGTTGACTTTCCGGCACCATTTGCTCCCACTATACCAATAGATTCGCTTCCATCAGCATTCCATGTAAGATTATGAATTACTTGCTTTTGATTGGTAGAATATGAAAAATTAACATGGTTAATCGAAAGTGTTGACATACATCAATAATTTGCACAAAAATACTCGATTCAATTAAATTACACTTACACTATTTACGGTATCGCCTACCTTTATTACTGATAATTGAATAGAAAACGCCCAAAGGTTAACAATAGTAGACAAAACAATACAATCGAACCATCTTTTAAACTAAACTTGCTTTGAGGAGGATAAAAATTTCCGTTAAACCCCCGCAACGACATACTCTGGTACACCAATTGAGCTCTGTCGCTACTTCTCAGAAAAAGTGATCCAACCAAGGTACCCCAAGCTTTGTACTTAATACCAATTTGATTACCCGATCTCATTTGATAAGCTTGAGTAATTCGATCTGCCTCTTTTAATAAAACAATAAGATATCTGTATATCAGCATTATCATAACTACTAATTTATTAGGAAAATGAAGCACTTGCAGGGCATAGCATATTTTTTCTATCGATGTGGTTGATAACAAAATAAATGAAGTAAATACTCCTAATGTTCCTTTCAATAATAAACTTAGCATCGAAATTACTCCACCCGTAATCACCATGTTTCCAAAGGTTACAAATTCAGATTGATCATAAATTAAATTGGCTATTCCCGGTAAACACAAAACCGCTATCACTAACCACAATTGTCGTAAGGTTTTACCAATTGGTATATCAGCAAATATCATTATCAAAACCGGAAATACAGTCATCAACAATAAAGTTGCCAAGCCATATTTTGGAACAGAAACCACCATTATTAAATACCCAAAAGCTATCACTAACTTGGTAATAGGATGAAGTTGATTTAACCACCCAGATTGGGCAGATTGTGCATCCGCATAATGAATTGTTTTTATGGCCTGATGGATGATTCCCATTAGTTGCTTCTACTTATTATTTTCTTGGTTAAGAACCCAACTAGAGTAAACAAAATCAAAACAATCCCCCCTCCCAGAATACCGGATATTGATGTGCCTGTAATGCTTTCTCCACTTGCCAAATTATAATCGGGTAATATGGCTGTAAACTGTTGAATTTGATCTGCAAGCGCTTTAATTCCGACACCAACATCTTCACCAAATTCAGGATTAATACGAGCTATTGACCATTCCAACCCATCGGGATCAGAGGATGCAAAATGAGAAATAACACCTCCTAATGCAATAAACCCGATTACAAATGCCAGCCAAATTCCTTTGTTTGTTTGATCTCCGGTTTGAGTTTTTGCTGTGTTCGCAAACCATAAAAGTTCAGGACGAGCCTGATAAATAAAATACAAAATAGCTGCCGTTATTAAACCTTCGATCAAACCTATGGCCAAATGGATGGGCTGCATTAACGATACAAAAACATGAAATGGCAAATCGGTTATATCAGAAGCTAAGGTTTGAAGAGTTACTGAAAACGCACCTAATTGTAAAGCTATCACACTACTAATAACAGAAACGAGCATTATTTTTTTTCTGTTTATTTCACCTTTTTTAAAAGTCTGATGGAACAAAACTCCGGCTACTGCAGCCCCATAAAAAGCCATGTTCCAAATATTGCAACCCAAGGCTAATATTCCACCATCGGCAAATAAAAAAGCCTGAATGAACAAAACACCAATCATGGTTAAAAAGGCAGCATAAGGCCCCAGAACAGCTGTTAACAATACACTTCCCGCAATATGTCCCGACGAACCGGTACCAGGAATAGAAAAGTTAATCATTTGAGCTGCAAAAATAAAAGCACCCATAATACCCATATTTGCCATAAGTGTATTATCCTGAATTCGATTCAGTTTTTTCACAGCAAACGTTGCTGCTCCTGCCGAACAAGCATACATAGTAGTTGCCACTGCCGGATTAACAAGTGCGTCGGACATGTGCATTAGCGATTCTCCTTTTTGTTTATCAGTTTATAATCCATACTACCAGATCTAAAACCCTCCAGATCTATTGTGATATATTCGAAACCAAGGCTTTTCAACTCTTTTATAATCGCCTGCCTATTCACCATCATCTTTTCCATATCCTGATCATCCACCTCAATACGCGCAATATCATTGTGCAAACGAATACGCACATTGAAGAATCCCAAATCACGAATATAATTCTCCCCTTTTTCTAAGCACTCCATCTTTTCGTACGATAAAGCAGTGTTATATGGAAAACGTGTTGCCATACAAGGTGCGGATGGTCGATTGGCAACGGTAATTTTGTATTCTTCTGCCAACTTTCGAATATCTTGTTTGGTTAATCCCGCTTTTGCTAATGGACTGATAATCTCCAGTTCTTCTAATGCCTGTATGCCAGGTCGATATTCATACAAATCATCCGCATTGGTTCCTTCAAGTATATGATTTACTTTCAATTCCTTCGATAAATTAATCAATTGCGTAAATATAAACTTCTTACACAGGTAGCATCTATTCTCGGGATTATTGCTGATTCCGGCACTTTGCAACTCATCCACTTCTACTATCTGATGAATAGCACCTGTTTCTTCTGCCACTTTTTTTGCAATATCCAAATCCCCTGTTGGATGAAGTTTTGTATGAACCGTTACTGCATACACCTTGGTATTATGAATTTTAGCTTGAAGAGTGGCGATTTTGAGTACTAAACTACTGTCTACTCCTCCTGAAAAAGCAACTATAATATCCTCACGACATAAATCAGCAAAGTGAGAAATTAATTTTTCAACCTTCTGCTTGAAGTCAGGCATTATACTCTTTTATAATTATTTGATATACTTCGTTAAACGGGAGTTTATGTTTTTGACTCAATTCAACAACACTTTCATACTCAGGATATACTTTTTCTCCCATCTTTAATTGGCAAACTTTTACTTTAGCTTCGCCCAACGAAGTTTGAATGTTTTTCAATTCACGTGGTAAAAGGGTTCGCTCCATCTTTTGTCGACGAATGCCAATGGTGGTTGTTTCCTCAAATAAAATCTGTTCCAAATGATCAATGTTTTCTTCCTTACAAATAATATTGATCTGATAAGCCGGACGATTTTTCTTCATGAAAATCGGTGAATAATTTACGTCCAGGGCACCAACCTCAAGCAATTGATCCATTACATACCCCAGTACTTCTCCTGAACAATCGTCAATATTACTCTCCAGTTTATAAATAATATCCTGATCGGCTTTCTTTTCATCTTTTATAAGAATCGCTCTTAAAAGACTGGCCCGCTCATAATTTCGTTTACCGGCTCCCAAACCAATTTTCTCGATTGTAAACTCATTTGGCAAAATATCCGAAGATTTTAATGCAGCAACAATGGCTGCACCTGTAGGCGTGATAAACTCACCTTGTGTGGATGTAATTTTCAAATTCAAACCATATTGACTGGCAATATTGCTTACCGCAGGTACCGGAATTGGTAATATTCCATGCTGACAACGCACTGTTCCTGTTCCTTCATATAAAACTGGAACAATTACCTCTTCAATTCCCAAATTATCAATACAAACTGCCACAGCCACAATATCTACGATTGAATCAACTGCACCCACCTCATGAAAATGTACTTCATCAACCGACATAGCATGTGCTTTAGCCTCTGCCTCTCCAATTACCTGAAAAATATCCAATGCAATTTGTTTGGCCTTAGCAGTTATCCGAGACTCGTTTATTATTTGAGCAATCTCTTTCAATCCTCTGTGTTCATGATGATGATGCCCCTCATGAGTAGGTTGGTATTGGTGTTGATGGTCATGGTCATGGTTATGATGAGAGTGTTCATCATGCGAATGACTATGGGAATGATCATGATGATGGTGGTGATGCGAGTGATCATGTTCCTTTACCTGGTCTCCATGCAAATAAGCCATGTCATGATCATGGTTTTCATGCTTTTCGTCCAGTATTACATTAAAATCGCAGGCGTCAATCCCAGCTTTTTTTACTCTGCTTATTTCAATTTTAAAACCATCAACCGGTAAACTATTTAATGCATCTAATAGAACTTGCTGATCAGCACCCAAATCTAAGAGAGCAGCAACTGTCATATCACCACTAATTCCAGAATAACACTCTAAATATAATTTCTTGCTCATAATCTTTTATTTTCTTGTAGCTAAACGGTTAATTAATGAGGCATTATAGCCTGCTCCATAACCATTATCGATGTTAACCACCGAAATACCATTAGCACATGAATTAATCATGGTTAGTAAGGCTGATATTCCTCCCAAATTAGCACCATACCCAACCGAAGTTGGCACTGCAATTACCGGACGACTAACCAAACCACCAATTACACTTGCTAATGCACCTTCCATGCCTGCCACGGTTATTACACAATTGGCTTTTTGGATGGTATCCAATCGATCAAACAATCGATGAATTCCGCTTACCCCAATATCATAAATACGTTCAACATATCCACCAAAGAATTCAGCTGTTTGCGCAGCTTCTTCTGCTACAGGTATATCTGCCGTTCCGGCAGAGCAAACCACAATATGACCTTCTTTTTCGATTGGCTCGTCCTTTTCAATCATCAATATGCGCGATACCGGATCGTAGGTAACCATAGGTAGTTCAGACTTCACTAACTCATATTGCTCCTGAGTAGCACGTGTGCCCAATACACGCCCTTCAAACTCGAATAACTTCTTATAAATACTTAACAGATGCTCATCTGTTTTTCCGCTACAAAACACGACCTCCGGAAAGCCATTTCTTAAGCTGCGATGCGAATCTAACTTAGCATACCCAAGCTCCACAAATTTTTCTTTCTGAATAGCTTTCTCTGCTTCTTCAATTTCTACCTCTCCGGTTTTAATTTTATTCAGAATTTCTTTTAAAGTCATGTTGTGCATTCGGTTTTAATTACTTCCTAAAAATATAAAGTCTTTTTTAAATTCAACTTTATTTATGAATCTTCTATTGCCTCAATAAAGAACACCTGATTTTAATAAGTGTTGAAAAGTGGTATAAATGAAGAAAAGGTTACCCTCAACGGATAACCTTTCTTCTGACTTTATTTTACTTAACATGAAAGAAATCAATTAAATTTTCTTTCAATACTTACAACCATAACCAATTACTCTTTATCCACCATTCTTTCATTACTTTCAGAATAACGATGACCTACAATATCAATTTGCGATATGGCATCTTCTATTTTAGTTAAATCATAAGGTGATAATTCTACATTAACCGCCCCTACATTTTCTTCCAAACGATGAATTTTAGTTGTTCCAGGTATGGGTACAATCCAATCTTTTTGGGCATGAATCCAAGCCAGAGCTACTTGTGCCGGAGATGCTTCTTTTTCTGCTGCAATTTGCTTTACCAAATCAACCAAAGCCATATTTGCTTTACGGTTTTCCGATTCAAAACGAGGAATTCCTTTTCTAAAATCATCATCCGAAAACTCTGTATTAACGTCAATTTTACCTGTTAAAAATCCTTTTCCTAGTGGACTGAATGGCACAAAACCAATTCCCAATTCTTCAAGTGTTGTAAATGTTTTTGTTTCGGGTTCGCGCCACCACATCGAATACTCGCTTTGCAAAGCTGATACCGGTTGAACAGCATGAGCCTTTCGAATATTAGTAGATCCGGCTTCCGACATTCCAAAATATTTTACTTTTCCTTCTGCTATTAAATCTTTTACAGTTCCGGCTACCTCTTCGATAGG includes:
- a CDS encoding glycosyltransferase family 4 protein; this encodes MKVLFIIPGAGDQFYCGNCFRDNLYASALREAGHEVIISPLYLPIKHESFQINSPLFFPATTYYMAHKFFKKGNMPKWIEKLTGSEMMLNVAASKSGTTSPKGLEAMTLSMINGEDATFHAEINKLIEWIKNQEKPDIIHISSSLLIGIAKHLHTHLQIPIVCSLQDEEVWIDNMNETYANIAWQQISENTRFVNKLITTSEYYKTIAHQKIGTDHNIEVVYPGFDQNKYEKAIPPNDPVIGFFYRMNEINGLHILVDAFIKLKEQNSIPNLKLKIGGGYNDQDRHFIRSLKNQLAPYINDVEFCKNYSLDEHKGFYESISIISVPITFDEGIGLYLCEAFSAGVPAVEPSTGSFPEVVDNAGVLYQPNTADALAEAISKALSDKIYYNQLRDNAKKLASTRYNSTVMAGKLLEVYNQCYNQ
- a CDS encoding PQQ-binding-like beta-propeller repeat protein encodes the protein MALLLISAATMTAMAQDQHGWRGPNRDGIYPETGLLKEWPAEGPEQLWETLDAGKGYSSPVIVNDHVYITGMNEDEDQEIFSAYSMDGKKEYELVYGTPWLKSYPETRTTPTIVGNRAYVISGIGEVVCIDIKKGDIAWKVDGKAEFGVKTGIWGVSESPLVFDNKVIFSPGGDTTTVVALNAKNGKTIWESKSLGQKCNYASPLLIEHNGKSQIIATTGLSVIGVDPDKGEIMWTFDGFGEEATKNGWEKIAPNTPLYKDGKIFVCNGYDMNSFMLQLSDDLTSVELLWRNDDMDTHVGGFVLVYGTIYGSNWIGNSKGNWLAVDWNTGETKYETPWGSGKSKGSIISADDMLYCYDEKRGYVGLVKATPEAFELVSDFPIKKGEGPHWAHPVIDNGVLYIRHGSALMAFKIK
- a CDS encoding histidine kinase; amino-acid sequence: MKFLYQYNTKTIILISLVSAIIIVYPNISYLPWELSYLDDSMKWGHIAFFIYRYLFFSLVAMVLLIINLRKTDTLVFSKRFLYNLITGAIAYGLYVSISISTCTKSDCFGSILLFQFFITCLLFSFFGHVYHMYNVQRKKDQEIEDLKFENLQSKCDALTNQINPHFFFNSLNSITALVRKKNDEVTLAFVNKLSDVFRYILQSEKKGLVPLSEELEFIEAFKFLMEVRFANKLVFNIQIPEDKMQLKLPALSLLPLIDNIVVHNVIDSENKMVVDITMTENDEVKITNPIYPKLSKPQTNGTGIRNVNKRFKILMNTKIHVKRSNDIFTVLLPLQKKK
- a CDS encoding LytTR family DNA-binding domain-containing protein, producing the protein MRVLIIEDETVAYENLLTITQEIDPTIEVVGNTESIRQTVKWINENPNPDLIFMDIHLSDGSAFDIFNLIEIETPIIFTTAYDEHAIEAFKVNSIDYLLKPIKPDELERALTKFKKLNNNDVNQYLKQLLELKSSNNYAEKILVPYKDQLLPINISDVSCFYTSDKNTFIYLNNGQKYSYSKSLEQIITTLNPDQFIRANKQFIVSRESVKNITIWFDNRLLITLDTEVPERIFISKNKASEFKNWIV
- a CDS encoding Bcr/CflA family multidrug efflux MFS transporter — protein: MHKLNSNSKILLAILGSLMAITSLSTDIYLPAMPQMQIDLKGDVELTVTGFLIGFAIGQLMWGPISDKLGRIRPLILGLILFIIGSVGCALSENITQIIIWRIVQALGACTGPMLSRAMVRDMHGSAKAAEMLSTLMVIMALAPIIGPLMGGQLIKWSSWHSIFWLLTIIGALMTIALLWLPETYPATKRPNTSFGKAFANYRHLLAHKKFMKYTLCVTFYYVGVYAFITGSPFVYIKYFGVKPQYYGLLFALNIVGIMTLSIINRKLVRKYPLHTILRVSTTISMSAGLLLLVLSNFNVGLLGIIIPIFFFFSMNGIVSATTTAAALEDVPEMAGAASALLGSLQYGSGILSSVLLALFSDGTPRPMSLIIGIFASLSAIVLFFKPNALFQKLALRMK
- a CDS encoding ABC transporter ATP-binding protein, translated to MSTLSINHVNFSYSTNQKQVIHNLTWNADGSESIGIVGANGAGKSTLLKLLTGLQLDFEGEILVNDLPVNKKTLKQIRNDIGYVFQDSDSQLFMSRVWDDVAFGPQNHGYTEQEVYEKTLNALKQVNIEHLRDQQIYRLSGGEKKLVTLATVLAYEPDILLFDEPTVALDPANRRNLIHLLNSLSGMKIIASHDLDFIYDTCQRTILINNGRIVKDGNTKEILRDKKLLEDNGLELPLSLSRMSESVDYITNNNRLN
- the cbiQ gene encoding cobalt ECF transporter T component CbiQ, whose translation is MGIIHQAIKTIHYADAQSAQSGWLNQLHPITKLVIAFGYLIMVVSVPKYGLATLLLMTVFPVLIMIFADIPIGKTLRQLWLVIAVLCLPGIANLIYDQSEFVTFGNMVITGGVISMLSLLLKGTLGVFTSFILLSTTSIEKICYALQVLHFPNKLVVMIMLIYRYLIVLLKEADRITQAYQMRSGNQIGIKYKAWGTLVGSLFLRSSDRAQLVYQSMSLRGFNGNFYPPQSKFSLKDGSIVLFCLLLLTFGRFLFNYQ
- a CDS encoding energy-coupling factor ABC transporter permease, which gives rise to MSDALVNPAVATTMYACSAGAATFAVKKLNRIQDNTLMANMGIMGAFIFAAQMINFSIPGTGSSGHIAGSVLLTAVLGPYAAFLTMIGVLFIQAFLFADGGILALGCNIWNMAFYGAAVAGVLFHQTFKKGEINRKKIMLVSVISSVIALQLGAFSVTLQTLASDITDLPFHVFVSLMQPIHLAIGLIEGLITAAILYFIYQARPELLWFANTAKTQTGDQTNKGIWLAFVIGFIALGGVISHFASSDPDGLEWSIARINPEFGEDVGVGIKALADQIQQFTAILPDYNLASGESITGTSISGILGGGIVLILFTLVGFLTKKIISRSN
- the larE gene encoding ATP-dependent sacrificial sulfur transferase LarE; the encoded protein is MPDFKQKVEKLISHFADLCREDIIVAFSGGVDSSLVLKIATLQAKIHNTKVYAVTVHTKLHPTGDLDIAKKVAEETGAIHQIVEVDELQSAGISNNPENRCYLCKKFIFTQLINLSKELKVNHILEGTNADDLYEYRPGIQALEELEIISPLAKAGLTKQDIRKLAEEYKITVANRPSAPCMATRFPYNTALSYEKMECLEKGENYIRDLGFFNVRIRLHNDIARIEVDDQDMEKMMVNRQAIIKELKSLGFEYITIDLEGFRSGSMDYKLINKKENR